The genomic window CGGAACTGGGCGAGCTTCTCCGGCGCGTCGGGGGAGATGCCGAGGACGTCGTAGCCGGCGGTCGCCAGCAGGTCGAGGTTGTCGGTGAAGTCGCAGGCCTGCTTCGTGCAGCCGGTGGTCATGGCGGCCGGGTAGAAGTAGACGATGACCTTGCGGCCGCGGTGGCCGGCCAGGGACACCTCGTTGCCGTCGGCGTCCTGGAGGGTGAAGTCGGGGGCGGGGTCGCCGGGTGACAGGCGGTCGGCCATGGGAAAGCTCCTCAGTCAAACGGGGGTGCCGACGAGGCGCGGGCCGCGTCGTACTGACAGACTGTCCGAACGCTACCTAATCAGGCGATGGAGGAGACGCGGTGTCGGACGACGTCAGGACGCCCGCTCAGATCGAGGCGGAGATTGCCCGCAGGCGGCAGGGCCTCGCGGAGACCCTGGACGAGCTCGCGGTCCGCGTGCACCCGGTGACGATCGCGCGGGACGCGAAGGCCAAGGCCGTCTCCGCGGTGGACCATACCGTCGGGCAGGCTTATGTCGCTGTGAACCGGGCGGTGGGCCGGGCCAGGTCGCAGTTCGTCACCGAGCAGGGCGCCCCGCGCCCCGAGCGGATCGTGCCGGTCGCGGTCGGCGTGGTGGTGCTCGTCGCGACGGTGGCCGGTCTCTCGGCGTGGCGGCGCCGCCGGTAACGTCGTGGGCGTGAGGTCGAACAGTGAGCACGACAAACTGCCCATCCGGATGCTGCACGACCGCGTCCTGGTGCGGCACGAGGCCGGCGAGGGCGAGCGCCGCAGCGGCGGCGGGATCCTGATCCCGGCGACCGCCGCCGTGGGGCGGCGGCTGGCGTGGGCCGAGGTCGTCGCGGTGGGGCAGAACGTGCGGACGGTGGAGGTCGGCGACCGGGTGCTGTACGACCCGGAGGACCGCGCGGAGGTCGAGGTGCGGGGTGTGGCGTACGTGCTGATGCGGGAACGCGATCTGCACGCCGTCGCCTCGGAGCGCCTCAAGGGCGGCGACGACTCCACCGGCCTGTATCTCTGACGCGCGGCCGCGGCACCGGCGCGGCGCCGCGACCGCTCCGCGCTATCCGCCGGTCGCACCGCCGGGCCCGTCCGGGGTGCCGCCCGGGCCGCCGGTGAGGCCGCCGAGCGGGTCCAACGTCGGCGGGGCGGTGCTCGGCTGCTCGGACGGCGGGTCCGTGGGCGGCTCCGGCGGCTCGGCCGGCTCGCTGCTCGGCGGGGAGCTGTGCGGCGGCTCGCTGCTCGGCGGGGGCTCGCTGGCCGGCGGCTCCTCCGTGGTGGGCTCCTCGGTGGTGGGCTCGTCGGAGGGTGATTCCGACGGCGGCAGGTCCTTGGTCACCTTCAGGTCGAAGTCCTTGACCGGCACGTCGTGCAGCGCGTTGGCCGTGTAGGCCGCCCAGACCTGGCCGGGCGGGCCGCCGCCGTTGATCCGCGGCTGGTTCATCGCGTGGTAGAGCTTCTCCTGGCGGCCGTTGTCGGGGTTCATGCCGAGGACGGCGACCACGGTGGCCAGTTTCGGGGTGTAGCCGGCGAACCAGGCGGCCTTGTCGTCCTCCGCGGTGCCGGTCTTGGCGGCGGACGGCCAGCCGGAGTCCTGGGCGACGACGGCGGTGGCGCCGGAGCTCTCCACGACGCTGCGCAGCACCGAGGTGACGGTGTCGGCGGCCTCCTGCGGTACGGCCTGCTTGGCCTCGCGCTTGGGCAGCGTCAGGTCGTCGCCGTCCTTGGTGACCTTGTGCACCAGGGTGTAGGGGACTTCCTTGCCGTGGTTGGCGAGGGTGGCGTAGACCTGCGCCATGTCCAGCGGGCTCGCGCCGAAGGAGCCGAGTGCCATCGCGGGGGTGGTGGGGATCTTGACGTCGTCGGGCATGCCCAGTTCGCGGGCGGTGTCGATGACCTTCTGGGTGCCGACGTCCTGGGCCATCTGGGCGTAGACGGCGTTGACGGACTTGTCCATGGCGCGGGTGACGTTGATCCGGCCGTAGGTCGCGTTGTCCTCGTTGGCCGGGGCGTAGCCGACCGGGCCGTGCGGGCCGACGACGGGGCGTTTGTTCTCGCCGTCGTAGACGGTGGTCGGGGTGATGGTCTCGCCGTCCTGGGTGGTGGAGCCGTGCTGCAGGGCGGCGGCCAGGACGACCGGCTTGAAGGTGGAGCCCGGCGGGTAGGTCGCGTTGGTGGCGCTGCTGACGTACTGCTTGGTGTAGTCGACGCCGCCGTAGAGGGCGACGACGTCACCGGTGGCCGGGTCGATGGAGGCGCCGCCGGCGCGTACGTACTTGTCGGCGGTCTTGTGGCCGAGCTTGTCGTAGATCTTGGCCTGCGCGGCCGAGACGAACGCGTCTTCCTTCGGCTTCTGGATGCTGGTGACGATGCGGTAGCCGCCGAGCCGCAGCGAGTCGGAGTCCACGATGTGGTGCTCGTCCAGATACTGGTTGACGGCCTCGATGATGTAGCCGCGCTGGCCGGCCTTGCTGGCGATCGGCTTGGGCTTTCCTATGACCGGGAACTGCGCGGCGTTGCGCTGGGCGGTGCTGAGCCAGCCCTCCTTGACCATGCCGTCGAGCACGTAGTTCCAGCGGCCCTTGGCCGCCGCCGCGTTCTCCGGGTGGGCGGCCAGGTCGTACTCGCTGGGGGCGTTGAGCAGCGTGGCGATGTAGGCGCCCTGCGCGGTGGTCAGGTCCGCGGCGTCCTCGTCGAAATAGGCCTGCGAGGCGGCCTGGATGCCGTACGCGTTGCGCCCGTAGTAGCTGGTGTTGAGATAGCCCTCGAGGATCTGGTCCTTGGACTCGTTGCGATCGAGTTTGATCGCGATGAAGAATTCCTTGGCCTTGCGTGACGCCGTCTGGTTCTGGTTCAGGTAGTAATTCTTCACATATTGCTGGGTGATGGTGGACCCGGACTGCCTGCCCTTGCCGTTCGCGGTATTCCAGGCCGCCCGCAGCATCGATTTCGGGCTGACCGCGGATTCGTGGTAGAAATTGCGGTCCTCCGCGGAGAGCACGGCTTGCTGGGCGGTTCTGGAGACCTGGGCCAGCGAGACGTTCTGCCGGTTGACGGCGCCGTCACGGGCCAGCTCGGTCTTGCCGTCGGAGTAGTAGTAGACGTTGCTCTGCGCGACGGCCGCCGCGTTCGGGTCGGGGATGGACACCAGGGCGTAGCCGACGAAGAAGCCGCCGAGCAGCAGGACGAGAGCGGTCAGCAGGAGTCCGAAGATCGTCCGCCAGGTGGGCAGCAGGCGGCGCAGGCCGGTCCTGCGGGGCCGCCCGCCGCCGCCTGCGGCGGTCCCGTGGTGCGTGTCGCTCATATCTGTAGGGACTCCTCATCCGCCGTGTGGGTTGGGTCCGCGGCGGAAAAACCTGGGCCGATCGGCATGGACGTGCACGTACGCGTACGTACGCCCCATGTGTGACCTCCTCCCACACTGTCGCATCATCTGTCCGACGGGATCGGACGGCACGCATCCGTGACGAGGCTGTGACAGGCCGGGCGGCCCCTCGCGTTCACCCGCGCGAGGGAAAACCGGTGGAATCTGCGGCGCGCCGCACACTAGGCTCGGCCGCTTGTGTGCCGGGCGGTCCGGGTGGGTCCACCGGTTTTCCGCCGGGCGCTTTCCGGTGTTCTCCGGCGGAGAGGCGGGGGTAATGGGCGGCTTCTACGGCGCCGTCGTGGTCCGCAGTTTCCGGCGTTACGCGACGTATCGCATGGCCACAGTGGCGGGGGTGTGCACGAATACGGTTTTCGGCCTGATCATCTCGTACAGCTATGTCGCGCTGTGGGATCAGCGCCCGCATCTGGGCGGCTACACCGAGGCGCAGGCGCTGACGTACGTGTGGATCGGGCAGGGTGTGCTCTCGACGATGGCGCTGATGGGCGGCGGCTTCGAGGACGAGCTGATGGACCGGATCAGATCCGGCGACATCGCCGTCGACCTCTACCGCCCCGCGGACCTGCAGCGCTGGTGGCTGGCGGCGGACATGGGCAGGGCGGGCTTCCAGGTGCTGGGCCGGGGCGTGGCGCCGGTCCTCTGCGGGGCGCTGGTCTTCGAGCTGGCGCTGCCGTCCTCCGCGGTGCGGTGGGCGCTGTTCGCGCTGTCCATGGCGCTGGGCGCGCTGGTGAGCTTCGCGATCCGCTACCTGGTGGCGCTGAGCGCGTTCTGGCTGCTCGACGGGGCGGGGATCACGCAGGTCGCGTGGATCACCGGGCTGTTCTTCTCCGGGATGTCGCTGCCGCTGAACGCGTTTCCCGGCGGCCTGGGCGAGGTGGCCCGCACGCTGCCCTGGTCGGCGATGCTGCAGATCCCCGCCGACCTGCTGCTCGGGCAGCACCGCGGCACGGGCGCCGTGCGCGCGCTGGCCTTCCAGGCCGGCTGGGCGGCGGCGCTGCTGGCCGCCGGGCGGCTGCTGCAGGCGGTCGCGACGCGCCGGGTGGTGGTGCAGGGTGGCTGAGGCGGAACTGGAGCCGCGGGCCGCGGCGCCGCCCAAGCCGGCCCGGGTGCGCGAGCCGGGCCCGGTCGCCGAGAGCGTGCGGGTCTACCGGCTGCTCGTCGGGATGTGGGTGCGCTCCACGATGGCCTACCGGGCGTCCTTCGTGATGACCGCGCTGGGCAACTTCGGCGGCACCGCGCTGGACTTCGTGACGATCCTGCTGATGTTCTCGCACATCGAGACGCTGGGCGGCTTCACCCTTCCCGAGGTCGCCCTGCTCTACGGCACCACGAGCACCTCCTTCGGCCTGGCCGACCTGCTGGTGGGCTCGATGGCCCGGTTGGGCAGCCGGGTGCGGGACGGCACCTTCGACACCCTGCTGCTGCGCCCGGCCCCGGTGCTGGCGCAGGTGGCCGCCGACCGCTTCGCGCTGCGCAGGCTCGGCCGGCTCACCCAGGGCGCCCTGGTGCTGGCCTGGTCGCTGCTGCGGGTCGACGTGGACTGGACGCCGGTGAAGGTGCTGCTGCTGGCGGTGACGCTGCCGACGGGCGCGGCGATCTTCTGCGCGGTCTACGTCGCCGGCGGCGCCTTCCAGTTCTGGGCCGGGGACGCCGCCGAGGTCCAGAGCTCGGTGACCTACGGCGGCACCACGATGCTGCAGTACCCGCCGGGGCTGTTCGCCCGCGAGCTGGTGCGGGGCGTCACCTTCGTGGTGCCGCTGGCCTTCGTCAACTGGCTGCCCGTGCTGCGCGTCCTGGGCCGGCCCGACCCGCTCGGCCTGCCCGGCTGGGTGGACTTCCTCGCGCCGGCGGTGGCCTGCGCGTGCTGCGCGCTGGCCGGCCTGGTGTGGCGCGCGGGCATCCGTTCCTACCGCAGTACCGGGAGTTGAGGGCCGTGGCCGAGTCCGCGCAGCCGATGATCGTCCTGGACGGCGTCGAGAAGGTCTTCGACGTACGCCGCAAGGTCGCCGGCTCGCTGCGCAGGGAGCGCCGGCAGGTCAGAGCGGTCGACGGCATCTCCTTCACCGTGCCGCGCGGCGAGATGGTCGGCTACATCGGGCCGAACGGCGCAGGCAAGTCCACCACCATCAAGATGCTCACCGGGATCCTCAACCCCAGCGGCGGCCGGGTGCTCGTCGCCGGCATCGACCCGGCCAGGGAACGCACCCGCCTGGCCCGCAGGATCGGTGTCGTCTTCGGGCAGCGCACGACGTTGTGGTGGGACCTGCCGCTGCGCGACTCCTACCAGCTGGTCCGCAGGATGTACCGGATCGAGGACGCCCGCTACGCCCGCAACCTGGCCGCCTGCGTCGAGCTGCTCGACCTCGGGCCGCTGCTCGACGTGCCGGTGCGGCAGCTCTCGCTCGGCCAGCGGATGCGCGGCGACATCGCGGCGGCGCTGCTGCACGACCCGGAGGTGCTGTATCTGGACGAGCCGACGATCGGCCTGGACGTCGTCAGCAAGTCCAAGGTCCGCGACTTCCTGCGCGCCGTCAACGCAGAACGCGGCACCACGGTGCTGCTCACCACGCACGACCTCACCGACATCGAGACGCTGTGCAGCCGGGTGATGGTCATCGACCACGGCCGGCTGATGTACGACGGCGGCCTCCACGGGCTGCACGCGGTCGGCGAGTCGGAGCGCACCCTGGTCGTCGACTTCGCCGGCGAGCTGCCGCCGGTGGAGGTGCCGGGTGCGCGCTGGGTACGCAGCGAGGGCCCGCGCCAGTGGCTGGCGTTCCCGGCCGGTGACAGCGCGGCGCCGCTGGTCTCCGCGCTCGCCGCGCGCCACCCGCTGGTGGACCTCTCGGTCCGCGAACCCGCGATCGAAGATGTCATCGCCCGGATGTACGGGTCGGCGTAACATCCCCGGAACCGTCCATACCGGGCCGTCCGTTGTGAGGGGGACCCGGGACCCGAGACAAGGAGTTCATGTGCGGGAGGACTTCACCGTCGCCGAGGCGACCGCCGCGGACTGGGACGAGATCGTGGCGTGGGCCGCGGCGGAGGGCTGGAACCCCGGCCGCGGCGACGCCGCGTGCTTCCGCCCCACCGACCCGGCCGGCTTCCTGGTCGGCCGCCTGGACGGCCGCATCGTCTCGGCGGTCTCGGTCGTGGCCTACTCACCCGACTACGCCTTCCTCGGCCACTACCTGGTCCACCCCGACCACCGCGGCACCGGCCTGGGCATGGCCACCT from Streptomyces sp. NBC_01198 includes these protein-coding regions:
- the bcp gene encoding thioredoxin-dependent thiol peroxidase; the protein is MADRLSPGDPAPDFTLQDADGNEVSLAGHRGRKVIVYFYPAAMTTGCTKQACDFTDNLDLLATAGYDVLGISPDAPEKLAQFRAKESLRVTLLADPDRATITAYGAYGEKMNYGKKMMGVIRSTVIVDEQGAIEHAFYNVKATGHVAKLIRDLGV
- a CDS encoding DUF3618 domain-containing protein, yielding MSDDVRTPAQIEAEIARRRQGLAETLDELAVRVHPVTIARDAKAKAVSAVDHTVGQAYVAVNRAVGRARSQFVTEQGAPRPERIVPVAVGVVVLVATVAGLSAWRRRR
- a CDS encoding GroES family chaperonin, with the translated sequence MLHDRVLVRHEAGEGERRSGGGILIPATAAVGRRLAWAEVVAVGQNVRTVEVGDRVLYDPEDRAEVEVRGVAYVLMRERDLHAVASERLKGGDDSTGLYL
- a CDS encoding transglycosylase domain-containing protein; the encoded protein is MSDTHHGTAAGGGGRPRRTGLRRLLPTWRTIFGLLLTALVLLLGGFFVGYALVSIPDPNAAAVAQSNVYYYSDGKTELARDGAVNRQNVSLAQVSRTAQQAVLSAEDRNFYHESAVSPKSMLRAAWNTANGKGRQSGSTITQQYVKNYYLNQNQTASRKAKEFFIAIKLDRNESKDQILEGYLNTSYYGRNAYGIQAASQAYFDEDAADLTTAQGAYIATLLNAPSEYDLAAHPENAAAAKGRWNYVLDGMVKEGWLSTAQRNAAQFPVIGKPKPIASKAGQRGYIIEAVNQYLDEHHIVDSDSLRLGGYRIVTSIQKPKEDAFVSAAQAKIYDKLGHKTADKYVRAGGASIDPATGDVVALYGGVDYTKQYVSSATNATYPPGSTFKPVVLAAALQHGSTTQDGETITPTTVYDGENKRPVVGPHGPVGYAPANEDNATYGRINVTRAMDKSVNAVYAQMAQDVGTQKVIDTARELGMPDDVKIPTTPAMALGSFGASPLDMAQVYATLANHGKEVPYTLVHKVTKDGDDLTLPKREAKQAVPQEAADTVTSVLRSVVESSGATAVVAQDSGWPSAAKTGTAEDDKAAWFAGYTPKLATVVAVLGMNPDNGRQEKLYHAMNQPRINGGGPPGQVWAAYTANALHDVPVKDFDLKVTKDLPPSESPSDEPTTEEPTTEEPPASEPPPSSEPPHSSPPSSEPAEPPEPPTDPPSEQPSTAPPTLDPLGGLTGGPGGTPDGPGGATGG
- a CDS encoding ABC transporter permease, translated to MGGFYGAVVVRSFRRYATYRMATVAGVCTNTVFGLIISYSYVALWDQRPHLGGYTEAQALTYVWIGQGVLSTMALMGGGFEDELMDRIRSGDIAVDLYRPADLQRWWLAADMGRAGFQVLGRGVAPVLCGALVFELALPSSAVRWALFALSMALGALVSFAIRYLVALSAFWLLDGAGITQVAWITGLFFSGMSLPLNAFPGGLGEVARTLPWSAMLQIPADLLLGQHRGTGAVRALAFQAGWAAALLAAGRLLQAVATRRVVVQGG
- a CDS encoding ABC transporter permease, giving the protein MREPGPVAESVRVYRLLVGMWVRSTMAYRASFVMTALGNFGGTALDFVTILLMFSHIETLGGFTLPEVALLYGTTSTSFGLADLLVGSMARLGSRVRDGTFDTLLLRPAPVLAQVAADRFALRRLGRLTQGALVLAWSLLRVDVDWTPVKVLLLAVTLPTGAAIFCAVYVAGGAFQFWAGDAAEVQSSVTYGGTTMLQYPPGLFARELVRGVTFVVPLAFVNWLPVLRVLGRPDPLGLPGWVDFLAPAVACACCALAGLVWRAGIRSYRSTGS
- a CDS encoding ABC transporter ATP-binding protein, whose protein sequence is MIVLDGVEKVFDVRRKVAGSLRRERRQVRAVDGISFTVPRGEMVGYIGPNGAGKSTTIKMLTGILNPSGGRVLVAGIDPARERTRLARRIGVVFGQRTTLWWDLPLRDSYQLVRRMYRIEDARYARNLAACVELLDLGPLLDVPVRQLSLGQRMRGDIAAALLHDPEVLYLDEPTIGLDVVSKSKVRDFLRAVNAERGTTVLLTTHDLTDIETLCSRVMVIDHGRLMYDGGLHGLHAVGESERTLVVDFAGELPPVEVPGARWVRSEGPRQWLAFPAGDSAAPLVSALAARHPLVDLSVREPAIEDVIARMYGSA